One segment of Meriones unguiculatus strain TT.TT164.6M chromosome 3, Bangor_MerUng_6.1, whole genome shotgun sequence DNA contains the following:
- the LOC110544559 gene encoding olfactory receptor 4C15-like gives MPNQTIVTEFILLGLSQNAKVQIIIFVVFLFIYIATIGGSIIIAVTILCTPALLGSPMYFFLAFLSFLDACITSVITPKMIADSLDESKTISFEGCMTQIFGEHFFAAVEVIVLIAMAYDRYVAICKPLHYSSIMNWRLYGTLVGVAWTGGFLHSIIQIIFTLQLSFCGPNVIDHFVCDLFPLLELTCTNTYVYGLLVFANSGSICIIIFSMLLISYGVILFSLRSHSSEGRWKALSTCGSHIAVVVSFFVPCIFIYARSTSASSFEKKVAEFDAIMTPLLNPIIYTFRNKEMKSAIRKIWKRFRVVSDKI, from the coding sequence ATGCCAAACCAAACTATTGTAACTGAGTTCATCCTCCTGGGACTTTCACAGAATGCAAAAGTTCAGATAATAATATTTGTTGTATTCTTATTTATCTATATTGCAACCATTGGTGGCAGCATAATAATTGCAGTAACCATCCTCTGCACGCCTGCACTGCTTGGATCACCCATGTACTTCTTCTTGGCATTTCTGTCTTTCTTGGATGCATGCATTACTTCAGTCATCACACCAAAGATGATTGCTGACTCCCTCGATGAGAGTAAAACCATCTCCTTTGAGGGCTGCATGACACAGATCTTTGGTGAACACTTCTTTGCTGCAGTGGAAGTAATTGTACTAATCGCCATGGCCTATGACCGATATGTAGCTATTTGCAAGCCTTTACACTACTCTTCCATAATGAACTGGAGGCTCTATGGCACTCTGGTGGGGGTAGCATGGACAGGAGGATTCTTGCACTCTATCATACAAATTATCTTCACTTTACAGCTGTCCTTTTGTGGACCCAATGTTATCGATCACTTCGTGTGTGATTTGTTCCCATTACTGGAGTTGACATGCACTAACACTTATGTTTATGGACTCCTTGTGTTTGCCAACAGTGGGTCTATTTGCATCATAATTTTTTCTATGTTGCTTATCTCCTATGGTGTTATTTTGTTCTCTCTAAGAAGTCATAGTTCTGAAGGACGATGGAAAGCTCTCTCCACTTGTGGATCCCacattgctgttgttgtttcattctttgttccatgcatatttatatatgcaaGATCTACGTCTGCATCTTCTTTTGAGAAAAAGGTAGCTGAGTTTGATGCCATTATGACTCCATTGCTCAATCCTATAATTTACacttttagaaataaagaaatgaaaagtgcCATTAGAAAAATATGGAAAAGATTTAGGGTGGTctctgataaaatttaa